AAACCGTGAGCTTATAAACGGAGGGAAATGGGTTACGGCCGGAAGTGGATGCACTCGAGGCAACCCACCGTGCCCCCCCTGTCTTCTCCCTGCCCTGAAGCGGCTTCATGCCTCACCTCCAACCAGAATTCTGGCCTCTACACTCCGCCCCGCCCAGGCCCCCAGCGCAGGCACATACATTACCCCGTCGGGGAGACCGGACACCACCTTGACCTCGAGTTTCTCGATGCCTCTGGGGGTCTCGAGCTCGACCCAGTAGCCATCCGCCAGACCCTGGGCGCGGGCCGTTGCGGGGCTCATCTCCAACCTAACCCGCACCGCCTCGGCCACGGCCCCCACCATCTGCTCTTGTCGCCACATAGTGGGACGCAGGTAGAGCGTGCCCTGGGTCACGTCCAACTCGGAGGCTGCCCAGCCCGTGGTTTTGGGCAACCAGCGCTCCATCACCGCCGGTAGCTTGTGCTTTTCAACGAGCCAACGGGTGGCCTGGCGCACCAGCCGGAAGGGGGTTTTCACCCCAGCGGCTTCGGCTATCAAACCCAGGGCCGCCACAGCGCCATCGGCTTCGCCATTGTTGATACCGGCAGGTTCTAAAGGCAGCACCCGGCCCTCGAGGTTGAGGGTATGGCCACGCTTTTCGTAGGCAGTCTGGCCCGGCAGTACCACATCGGCGTACCGCTCGGCCAGCGGGTGCCGGTGGGTTAGGTGCAGGATGCGGAAAGAAGCTGCTTTGAGCTGGGTTTCGGTGGGCAAGAAGCTGTAGTAAACCGCTTTAGGGCCGGTCTCACTCCAGCCTGCGCCCCCCTTGCCGGGGAAAAAGCCCAGGGCCTCGAGGCCGCGGGCGTTGGCCGCCGGGGTCATGCACATCACCCTGGCCCCGGTGCGCTCGGCAAGCTGCTTGGCTTTGAGGGCTGCCTCGGGCCGGTTGAGCACCCCCGCCCCCAGCACCAGCACCACCCGCTGGCTTTGCTCGAGCCGGGCTTTGGCCCAGGCCACCGGTTCGGCCAACCCAGCCGGAGCCTCAGCCAAGCCCAACAGCGCAGCTAGCAAGGCCCCTTCGGCACCGGGCGCATGTACCGCGCTGGCGCCGGCCCATCTGGCTGTGGCACTGGGGTAGACGCTAAACAGGGCCATTTTGTGGGTCAGGCGGGGCATCCGCTCCTTGATGCTGAGGTCGGCAAAGGGCGTGCCGTGGTTGAGCCTGGGTGCCGGCTTGAGGCCCCGGCTGTACTCCGAAAGCCGCAGATGCAAGGTAGGGGCTTCCTCGGTGGGTTCCCCCAGTACCAGGACAAACTCGGCCTCCAGCAGCTCATCGAAGCTGGCCGGGGCAAAGACGGTGCTAGGGTAGGCCGTGCGACCCTGGAAGTCGCGGTGCACGGTGCCCAGGGCTTCGGTCAGCTCGAGGGCCGCCAGGCCTTCCTCCAAGGTGCTGTTGCCGGCCAGGTAGATGCCAATATCGCTCTTGGAATGACCCTCGAGGCCGCGCCGGATGGCTTCTAAGGCCTCTTCCCAGGTGGTTTCTACCAGTCGGCCCTCCTTGCGTACCAGAGGTTGCTGCACCCGGTTCTCGTTCACCCACTGGTGCCCAAAGCGCGCCGCATCGGAGATCCAGACCTCGTTCACCTCGCGCCGTTCGGCGGCTCGGATTCGCTCCAAAAGCCCACTGCGGGTATCCACCATAATGGCAGCCCCACAGGCGTCGTCCATCGAGGTAGTCTCGGTGGAATCGTACTCCCAGTTGCGGGCCCGGAAGCGGGCGGTTTGATCCAGCAGGGCCCCTACCGGGCAGATATCCACGATGTTGCCGGTGAAGTTGGAGGGTAGACCCGCCTCCTCGCTGTTGATGAAAGTGTGCACCCCCCGCTCGATGAAGTCCAGGACTTCGTCGCCCGGAATCTCCTCGAAGTAGCGCACACAACGCTTGCAGTGAATGCAGCGTTCCCGGTCGAGCACGATAAAAGGCGAGAGGGTATGGTGTTTGTCCACGTGCCGCCGGGTCATCTCGAAGCGGGTGTAGAGGGGCAGCTCCATGGGGTCGGGCTGATAAAACTTTTCCACCAGACCGTACTCGTAGCTGCGGTCTTGCAGCTCGCAGGCCCCACCCTTGTCACAGGTAGGGCAGTCGAGGGGGTGGTTGAAGAGGGTGAGCTCGACCATGCCCGACTGGGCGTGCTTAACCTCGTCGGAAAGGGTATCAATCACCATGCCGTCGCTTACGGCGGTGATGCAGGCTGCGGCCAGCTTGGGCATCCAGAAAATCTTGGGCTGTCCGTCTTCCAGAATAAACTGGCCGTCCGGCCCCTTGCGGGGGCTGCCGGTCTTGACCAGGCACATGCGGCAGGCCCCGATGGGCGAAAGGTGCTTCTCGGCGCAGAACAGCGGCACATCGTAGCCGGCATGGAAAATGGCGTCCATGACCGAGGTGCCGCCGGGTACTTCGATGGTTCTATCGTTGACGGTTACCTTCACCATGCCTTCACCCCCAGCGGCTTCCCTGACGCTCGACCGGCTTGCCGTTTTCAACCGCGTCCACAAACTGCTGGCGGAAGTGCTTCAGGCTTCCCCGCACCGGCCAGCAGGCAGCATCGGCCAGGGCACAGAAGCTGCGGCCTTCAATTTGGTCGAGCAGGCTCTCGAGTAGCTCCACATCCCCCTTCTGGCCTTGGCCGGTTCCAATCTTTTCGAACAGGCTCACCATCCAGCCCGAGACCCCCTCGCGGCAAGGGGTGCATTTGCCGCAGGATTCGTGGCCATAAAAGCGGGTCACGTTCCACATGGCGTCCACCATACTCATGCGGGCAGGGATGCCGATCACCCCGCCGGTGCCCAGCAGGGAGCCTTTGGCGCTGATGGACTCGTAGTCCATGGGGGTATCCAGGATTTCGTCGTTCCAGGGCAGAGGGGGGCAGGAAGAACCCCCAGGAATGATGGCCTGGATGGGCTCGGTAGGGCCTCCGGCCCAGTCGAAGAGCAGCTCGCGGAAGGTGGTGCCCAGGGGTAGCTCGTATACCCCTGGGCGCTTGAAGGAACCTGAAACCTGGAAGAGCTTGTGACCCTTGGACTTCTCGGTGCCCATGGCGGCAAACCAGTCGGCCCCGCGCTCCACGATGTGCACCACCGAGCACAGCGACTCTACGTTGTTGATGGTGGTGGGCATCCCCCACAGCCCGGCCTGGGCCGGGAAGGGGGGTTTCATGCGAGGGTTGGCGCGAAGCCCCTCGAGCGAGTTCATCAGCGCGGTCTCCTCACCGCAGATATAGGCCCCGGCCCCGCGGTGTACATAAAGGTCGAAAGCAAAGCCCGTGCCCATCACGTTGGAACCCAGGTAGCCCGCCGCATAGGCCTCTTTGATGGCGGCCATAAGCCGGTCGTAGGCCCGGCGGTACTCGCCCCGGATGTAGATGTAGCCTTTGCTGGCCTGGATACCCACCCCGGCGATGATCATGCCCTCGATGAGCTGATGGGGGTCGTCCTCCATCAGGTAGCGATCTTTGAAGCTGCCCGGCTCCGACTCATCGGCGTTGCACACAATGTAGTGTTGTTTGCCGGTGTTCTTAGGCATGAAGCTCCACTTGAGCCCGGTGGGGAAACCCGCCCCACCCCGCCCGCGTAGGCCGGACTTCTTGACTTCCTCGATCACCCAGTCCTGGCCCTGGGCAATGGCCTTACGTGCCGCCTGATAGCCGCCGTGTGATAGGTAGTAGGCCAGCGTCCAGGAGCCCGGCTGCCCCACGTGTTTGTATAGGGTCTTTTCGAAGCGGGGGTCTTTGCCGCTCACGATACCGCTCACGCGCTCACCTCCTCCCCGCGCACGTGCACCTCGTGGCCCACCCTGCCGGGAAGTGAAATGTCCTGAAGCCTCTTCCCTTCCCGTAATCCTTGCAATAGCGCGCGCAGGCGGGCCTTGGTCACGCACTCCACATAGGGCTCGTCGTTGACCTGGATCACCGGCGCGGTGTGGCACGAACCCAGACACTCCACTTTCTGGATGCTAAAGAGGCCGTCCGGGGTCACGTCACCGCGCAGAATTTGCAGTTCGCTGACCAACTCGTCCCAAAGCTCGTCGGCCCCGCCAATGGCGCAGGACAGGGTAGCGCAAACCTGAATGTGGTACTTGCCGGTGGGCAGGGCTTGGTAGTAGCTGT
This genomic stretch from Meiothermus sp. harbors:
- a CDS encoding molybdopterin-dependent oxidoreductase, producing the protein MVKVTVNDRTIEVPGGTSVMDAIFHAGYDVPLFCAEKHLSPIGACRMCLVKTGSPRKGPDGQFILEDGQPKIFWMPKLAAACITAVSDGMVIDTLSDEVKHAQSGMVELTLFNHPLDCPTCDKGGACELQDRSYEYGLVEKFYQPDPMELPLYTRFEMTRRHVDKHHTLSPFIVLDRERCIHCKRCVRYFEEIPGDEVLDFIERGVHTFINSEEAGLPSNFTGNIVDICPVGALLDQTARFRARNWEYDSTETTSMDDACGAAIMVDTRSGLLERIRAAERREVNEVWISDAARFGHQWVNENRVQQPLVRKEGRLVETTWEEALEAIRRGLEGHSKSDIGIYLAGNSTLEEGLAALELTEALGTVHRDFQGRTAYPSTVFAPASFDELLEAEFVLVLGEPTEEAPTLHLRLSEYSRGLKPAPRLNHGTPFADLSIKERMPRLTHKMALFSVYPSATARWAGASAVHAPGAEGALLAALLGLAEAPAGLAEPVAWAKARLEQSQRVVLVLGAGVLNRPEAALKAKQLAERTGARVMCMTPAANARGLEALGFFPGKGGAGWSETGPKAVYYSFLPTETQLKAASFRILHLTHRHPLAERYADVVLPGQTAYEKRGHTLNLEGRVLPLEPAGINNGEADGAVAALGLIAEAAGVKTPFRLVRQATRWLVEKHKLPAVMERWLPKTTGWAASELDVTQGTLYLRPTMWRQEQMVGAVAEAVRVRLEMSPATARAQGLADGYWVELETPRGIEKLEVKVVSGLPDGVMYVPALGAWAGRSVEARILVGGEA
- the nuoF gene encoding NADH-quinone oxidoreductase subunit NuoF, which encodes MSGIVSGKDPRFEKTLYKHVGQPGSWTLAYYLSHGGYQAARKAIAQGQDWVIEEVKKSGLRGRGGAGFPTGLKWSFMPKNTGKQHYIVCNADESEPGSFKDRYLMEDDPHQLIEGMIIAGVGIQASKGYIYIRGEYRRAYDRLMAAIKEAYAAGYLGSNVMGTGFAFDLYVHRGAGAYICGEETALMNSLEGLRANPRMKPPFPAQAGLWGMPTTINNVESLCSVVHIVERGADWFAAMGTEKSKGHKLFQVSGSFKRPGVYELPLGTTFRELLFDWAGGPTEPIQAIIPGGSSCPPLPWNDEILDTPMDYESISAKGSLLGTGGVIGIPARMSMVDAMWNVTRFYGHESCGKCTPCREGVSGWMVSLFEKIGTGQGQKGDVELLESLLDQIEGRSFCALADAACWPVRGSLKHFRQQFVDAVENGKPVERQGSRWG
- the nuoE gene encoding NADH-quinone oxidoreductase subunit NuoE, producing MGFFDDKQDWLAEVFAQYPDTPEGRRAAIMPMLRRVQQDEGWVSPERQEEIAQMLGTTATEVAGVMSFYSYYQALPTGKYHIQVCATLSCAIGGADELWDELVSELQILRGDVTPDGLFSIQKVECLGSCHTAPVIQVNDEPYVECVTKARLRALLQGLREGKRLQDISLPGRVGHEVHVRGEEVSA